The following proteins are encoded in a genomic region of Procambarus clarkii isolate CNS0578487 chromosome 23, FALCON_Pclarkii_2.0, whole genome shotgun sequence:
- the LOC138367798 gene encoding pro-resilin-like, with protein MTSSDLGQATRTGRPESRTGRPESRTGRSESRTGDQSLGRATRVSDGRPENRTGGQSLGRDDQSLGRDGQSLGRAARVSDGRPESRTGDQSLGRATRVSDGRPESWTGGQSLGRATRVSDGRPESRTGGQSRTGDQSLGRATRVSDGRPESRTGDQSLGRAARVSDGRPESWTGGQSLGRDDQSLGRATRVSDGRPESWTGGQSLGRAARESDGRPESRTGGQSLGRAARVSDGTTRVSDGTTRVSDGRPESRTGGQSLGRAARVLDRAARVSDGRPENRTGGQSLGRAARVSDGRPESRTSGQSLGLTVSRQQRDPLFSGVTGRPAIGLHHHQHQQQQRLVGVVYDIPRAVYHVPPPVRIPRQYPGRVVKEEVPG; from the exons ATGACGAGTAGTGACCTTGGACAAG CCACTCGGACGGGACGACCAGAGTCTCGGACGGGAAGACCAGAGTCTCGGACGGGACGGTCAGAGTCTCGGACGGGCGACCAGAGTCTCGGACGGGCGACCAGAGTCTCGGACGGGCGGCCAGAGAATCGGACGGGCGGCCAGAGTCTCGGACGGGACGACCAGAGTCTCGGACGGGACGGCCAGAGTCTCGGACGGGCGGCCAGAGTCTCGGACGGGCGGCCAGAGTCTCGGACGGGCGACCAGAGTCTCGGACGGGCGACCAGAGTCTCGGACGGGCGGCCAGAGTCTTGGACGGGCGGCCAGAGTCTTGGACGGGCGACCAGAGTCTCGGACGGGCGGCCAGAGTCTCGGACGGGCGGCCAGTCTCGGACGGGCGACCAGAGTCTCGGACGGGCGACCAGAGTCTCGGACGGGCGACCAGAGTCTCGGACGGGCGACCAGAGTCTCGGACGGGCGGCCAGAGTCTCGGACGGGCGGCCAGAGTCTTGGACGGGCGGCCAGAGTCTCGGACGGGACGACCAGAGTCTCGGACGGGCGACCAGAGTCTCGGACGGGCGGCCAGAGTCTTGGACGGGCGGCCAGAGTCTCGGACGGGCGGCCAGAGAATCGGACGGGCGGCCAGAGTCTCGGACGGGCGGCCAGAGTCTCGGACGGGCGGCCAGAGTCTCGGACGGGACGACCAGAGTCTCGGACGGGACGACCAGAGTCTCGGACGGGCGACCAGAGTCTCGGACGGGCGGCCAGAGTCTTGGACGGGCGGCCAGAGTCTTGGACAGGGCGGCCAGAGTCTCGGACGGGCGGCCAGAGAATCGGACGGGTGGCCAGAGTCTTGGACGGGCGGCCAGAGTCTCGGACGGGCGGCCAGAGTCTCGGACGAGCGGCCAGAGTCTCGGACTGACTGTCTcccgccaacaacgtgacccactTTTCTCTGGTGTGACTGGCCGGCCGGccattggcctccaccaccaccagcaccagcagcagcagagacTGGTGGGGGTGGTATATGATATACCACGAGCAGTATATCATGTACCCCCGCCAGTACGCATACCCAGGCAGTACCCCGGCAGGGTAGTGAAAGAGGAAGTGCCTGGCTAG